The proteins below come from a single Chitinophaga pinensis DSM 2588 genomic window:
- a CDS encoding anti-sigma factor domain-containing protein, with protein sequence MDVQRYISSGVIENHVTGLLSEPESREVVSAIQQHPEVKAAADAVQDDMERYIQLWAQKPPAGIRRQLMERLHKDDVREEPVAAATPALSTATYEDIFSEDKKGANSSPSRVWQYTAAAAIALLLGSVSMNIMSYSKSDSVTGQLASLQDEQVALSAEKDALKEQLDYAHKELGLMKDPSFKWIRMPGVGKHTGAFATIGWNPQSKEAFILAQALPEPPADKQYQLWAIVNGKPIDAGVFELGAKTHTLQKVKPVENAQVFAVTLEKKGGSPEPTLEQMFVAGKVAG encoded by the coding sequence GTGGATGTTCAACGTTACATATCGTCCGGTGTTATTGAAAACCATGTTACGGGATTACTATCAGAACCAGAATCACGTGAGGTTGTCAGTGCCATTCAGCAACATCCTGAGGTAAAGGCTGCTGCCGATGCCGTACAGGATGACATGGAACGCTACATACAGCTGTGGGCTCAAAAGCCGCCGGCAGGTATCCGGCGCCAGTTGATGGAACGTTTACACAAAGACGATGTACGGGAAGAACCAGTCGCTGCCGCAACGCCTGCATTAAGCACAGCAACATACGAAGACATTTTCTCCGAAGATAAAAAAGGGGCAAACAGCTCTCCATCACGTGTATGGCAATACACTGCCGCCGCAGCAATCGCGTTGTTACTAGGTAGTGTAAGCATGAATATTATGTCATACAGCAAATCAGACAGCGTTACCGGACAGCTTGCCAGCCTGCAGGATGAACAGGTAGCTCTCTCCGCAGAGAAAGATGCGCTGAAAGAACAGCTTGATTATGCACATAAGGAACTGGGTTTGATGAAAGATCCTTCTTTCAAATGGATCCGTATGCCAGGCGTCGGTAAACATACCGGTGCATTTGCCACTATCGGGTGGAATCCTCAGTCAAAAGAAGCATTCATCCTCGCTCAGGCATTACCTGAGCCTCCTGCAGATAAACAATACCAGCTCTGGGCAATCGTAAACGGAAAGCCTATCGATGCAGGTGTATTCGAACTGGGCGCAAAAACGCATACCTTACAAAAGGTGAAACCAGTTGAAAATGCCCAGGTATTCGCAGTAACCCTCGAAAAGAAAGGCGGCAGCCCCGAACCGACACTCGAACAAATGTTCGTCGCGGGTAAAGTGGCAGGTTGA
- the def gene encoding peptide deformylase, with translation MILPIVAYGHPVLRKMCEDITPDYPQLEQLLANMWETMYASNGVGLAAPQINRPIRLFVVDSEQIINSLEEDEKKDFPGDNGIKQAFINAHIVSTAGEEWAYNEGCLSIPKVREDVYRPESVTLRYVDEKFQPQEKTFTGITARVIFHEYDHIDGKLFIDHLKPLKRRMIKGKLEDISKGKINVDYKMIFHK, from the coding sequence ATGATTCTACCTATAGTTGCTTACGGTCATCCGGTATTACGTAAAATGTGTGAAGATATAACCCCTGATTACCCTCAGTTAGAGCAACTGCTTGCCAATATGTGGGAAACCATGTATGCTTCAAATGGTGTGGGACTGGCTGCTCCGCAGATCAACAGACCTATCCGTCTGTTTGTAGTGGACAGTGAACAGATCATCAACAGCCTGGAAGAAGACGAGAAGAAAGACTTCCCTGGCGATAACGGGATCAAACAGGCATTTATCAATGCACATATTGTAAGCACTGCCGGAGAAGAATGGGCGTACAACGAAGGTTGTCTCAGTATCCCGAAAGTGCGTGAAGACGTATATCGTCCGGAATCCGTAACGCTGCGTTATGTAGATGAAAAATTCCAGCCACAGGAAAAGACCTTTACCGGCATTACCGCCCGTGTGATATTCCATGAATACGACCATATCGATGGTAAATTGTTCATCGATCACCTGAAACCATTAAAACGCAGAATGATCAAGGGTAAGCTGGAAGATATCTCCAAAGGCAAGATCAACGTGGATTACAAGATGATATTTCACAAATAA
- a CDS encoding gliding motility-associated C-terminal domain-containing protein, whose translation MRSLYLLIAVLITMLGAFSAQAQTQFTYSTTCQNDSVRFEIAEADLAGIDSVRWYFGDLASGAADTSRRIKGAHLYNTVAAYTVQLIAYRAGVPSTSTTNLNIVAPVIYDFGPTDQTLCDSTTITLTAPDVPGATYEWQDGSTGRSILVDSMTTYKVKINGCLIPDSVNIFYTPVPEIDLGDSSLILCLGETIELDATAQNCTYIWNTGATTPNIIVHSDVAMPSTPYIVTADAQGCGLYRDTIYIAFAGAAHPFSLGKDTILCPGESITLDATTPGATGYRWGNRAITPTTTIRSNWDLWVFVEINNTCEVLDTVLIRYKPDRALDLGNDTIVCKGETLVLKADFGTASYRWQDTSKQATFYVRETGYYWVEAKVGRCIDQDTIHVQFEDTLRTNLGHDTLLCMGTVYNLHPDGAGMNYKWQDSSSLPIFPVTQAGHYAIVANNSCGQSIDEVDIAFQECGCQVYLPTAFTPNADGVNDYFRPKFRCPITEFELVIFNRWGQRIYYTTDPDVGWKGTWQKGRVPFGSYVWMMDYKVVSTGEKVKKTGSVTVIY comes from the coding sequence ATGAGAAGCCTATATCTATTAATCGCGGTTTTAATAACCATGCTGGGTGCATTTAGTGCCCAGGCACAGACACAATTTACGTATTCGACGACCTGCCAGAATGATAGTGTTAGATTTGAAATAGCTGAAGCGGACCTCGCAGGCATAGACTCCGTACGATGGTATTTCGGCGACCTGGCCTCCGGGGCTGCGGATACATCCCGCAGAATCAAAGGCGCCCATCTTTACAATACCGTCGCTGCCTACACTGTGCAACTGATCGCCTACAGAGCAGGCGTTCCGTCAACATCTACCACGAATCTGAACATTGTGGCGCCCGTCATCTATGATTTCGGCCCTACCGATCAGACCCTTTGTGATAGTACGACCATTACACTGACAGCACCGGACGTACCGGGAGCCACGTATGAATGGCAAGACGGCTCCACCGGCCGGAGTATCCTTGTTGACAGCATGACCACCTATAAGGTAAAGATCAATGGCTGTCTTATACCCGATTCCGTTAACATTTTTTATACGCCCGTTCCGGAGATTGATCTGGGTGACAGCAGTCTGATACTGTGTCTCGGTGAGACCATCGAGCTGGATGCAACTGCTCAGAACTGTACCTATATCTGGAACACCGGTGCAACCACCCCTAATATCATTGTACACAGTGATGTGGCCATGCCATCTACGCCATACATCGTTACGGCCGATGCACAAGGTTGTGGCCTCTACCGGGATACAATCTATATCGCTTTTGCCGGCGCAGCACATCCTTTCTCACTGGGCAAAGACACGATACTTTGTCCGGGAGAATCCATTACACTGGATGCGACCACACCTGGCGCTACCGGCTACCGCTGGGGTAACCGCGCTATCACACCAACTACCACAATCAGAAGTAACTGGGATCTCTGGGTATTTGTAGAAATCAACAATACCTGTGAAGTACTGGATACAGTCCTGATCCGCTATAAACCAGACAGAGCGCTTGATCTCGGCAACGATACGATTGTATGTAAAGGCGAAACACTGGTACTGAAAGCTGATTTCGGAACAGCCTCCTATCGCTGGCAGGACACCTCCAAACAGGCGACTTTCTACGTGAGAGAAACCGGTTATTACTGGGTAGAAGCAAAAGTAGGCCGTTGTATTGACCAGGATACGATTCACGTACAGTTTGAAGATACCTTACGCACGAACTTAGGACACGACACCCTCTTGTGTATGGGCACCGTATACAATCTGCATCCTGACGGAGCAGGTATGAATTATAAATGGCAGGATAGTTCTTCCTTGCCGATCTTCCCCGTCACGCAGGCAGGACACTATGCGATTGTCGCTAACAACAGTTGCGGACAATCAATCGATGAAGTGGATATTGCGTTCCAGGAATGTGGTTGTCAGGTATATCTGCCCACAGCCTTTACACCGAATGCAGATGGTGTGAATGACTACTTCCGACCGAAATTCCGATGTCCCATTACAGAATTTGAGTTGGTCATTTTTAACCGGTGGGGCCAGCGCATCTACTATACCACCGATCCGGATGTAGGCTGGAAAGGTACCTGGCAGAAAGGAAGAGTACCGTTTGGCTCCTATGTCTGGATGATGGATTACAAAGTGGTATCAACCGGAGAGAAAGTGAAAAAGACAGGTTCTGTAACAGTGATCTACTAA
- a CDS encoding UbiA-like polyprenyltransferase produces the protein MITTVNKYLSLVKFSHTIFAMPFALTGFFIATIKTDASFSWQLFLLVVLCMVFARSAAMAFNRYLDADIDRKNPRTVQREIPRGVITEKNALIFVIVNCLLFMAATWFINFLCFLLSPIALLVVLGYSYTKRFTALCHLVLGLGLSLAPVGAYLAVTGHFAVLPVLLSVLVLCWVAGFDIIYSLQDEDFDRSLALNSIPTWLGKAGALHFSEGLHLVAGALAVIIGLYGQFHWLYAIGALVFIIMLVSQHLLVKPNDLSRVNIAFMTTNGIASVVFAVFAIADMFIIG, from the coding sequence ATGATCACAACGGTTAATAAATATCTATCGCTGGTTAAATTCAGCCATACCATCTTCGCAATGCCTTTTGCATTGACGGGCTTTTTCATTGCTACGATCAAGACGGATGCCTCTTTCAGCTGGCAGTTATTCTTACTGGTAGTGCTTTGTATGGTTTTCGCACGGAGTGCGGCGATGGCTTTCAACCGCTACCTGGATGCTGATATCGACAGGAAAAACCCACGTACGGTACAGCGCGAGATCCCAAGAGGTGTGATTACAGAAAAGAACGCGCTCATATTTGTGATCGTGAACTGTCTGTTGTTCATGGCGGCTACCTGGTTCATTAATTTCTTATGTTTCCTCTTATCGCCGATAGCATTGCTGGTGGTACTGGGTTATAGTTATACAAAAAGATTCACCGCGCTTTGTCACCTGGTACTGGGATTAGGGCTGTCGCTGGCGCCGGTAGGAGCCTACCTGGCCGTGACCGGTCACTTTGCCGTATTGCCGGTATTGCTGTCTGTCCTGGTATTGTGCTGGGTAGCGGGCTTTGATATTATCTATTCCCTGCAGGACGAAGACTTTGATCGTTCCCTTGCGTTAAACTCTATTCCTACCTGGTTGGGTAAGGCGGGAGCGCTGCATTTCTCCGAAGGGTTACACCTGGTAGCAGGCGCATTGGCAGTGATTATTGGCCTGTATGGTCAGTTCCATTGGTTATATGCCATCGGCGCACTTGTATTTATTATTATGCTGGTGTCACAGCATCTGTTGGTAAAACCCAATGATCTGAGCCGTGTCAATATCGCCTTTATGACTACAAACGGTATTGCCAGTGTGGTATTTGCCGTATTCGCCATCGCCGATATGTTCATCATCGGATAA
- the mutS gene encoding DNA mismatch repair protein MutS: MAKSKSVETPLMQQHNAIKARYPDAVLLFRVGDFYETFNDDAIIASKVLGIVLTKRANGSASQQDLAGFPHHSLDTYLHKLVKAGYRVAVCDQLEDPKMAKGIVKRGVTEMVTPGVAVNDKILENASNNFLAAVHFGKELTGVAFLDISTGEFFVAQGNLEYVDKLLQSFKPAEVIFARPQQKHFKEQFGSKFYTYTLEEWIFTTNYAEETLLKQFETHSLKGFGVDGLQDAIIAAGACLHYLRDTEHPHLQHITNIQRIEQDDFLWMDRFTIRNLELLGSSVENGHTLLKTLDTTVTPMGARLLKRWMVLPLRDIKQINERLDVTEHFIKETDLSRDVLQHLKQTGDLERLVSKIPLRKINPREVMMLAKALQQVEGIKQLLAKTGHPYLTAIGEKLNPCPGILCRILEQIVETPPILVSKGGVIQNGIHTELDNLRTIAHSGKEYLLRIQQTESDATGIPSLKVAFNNVFGYYLEVTNAHKSKVPENWIRKQTLANAERYITPELKEYEEKIVGAEEKILALEIQLFDELLLALQPHIQAIQQNAQLMARLDCLLSFANNAIQYKYRRPNVTEGYHLDIREGRHPVIERGLPPGESYVANDIVLDKEEQQIIILTGPNMSGKSALLRQTALITLMAHMGSFVPASAAEIGLTDKIFTRVGASDNLSGGESTFMVEMNETASIINNITPRSLVILDEIGRGTSTYDGISIAWSIVEYLHDMTPHKPKTLFATHYHELNELENKHGRIKNYHITNKESGNKVIFLRKLAPGGSRHSFGIHVARMAGMPPQLLQRANEVLSHLEQKHIDAPLEKHVKEMAGPTQKVQLSIFDAHSDTFKEIRDMLNDVDINRLTPVEALLKLNEIKNLL, translated from the coding sequence ATGGCAAAAAGCAAATCGGTAGAAACCCCGCTCATGCAACAGCACAACGCCATCAAGGCCCGTTACCCGGATGCTGTGTTGTTGTTCCGCGTGGGAGATTTTTATGAAACTTTTAATGACGATGCAATCATCGCGTCCAAGGTATTAGGTATTGTACTCACCAAAAGAGCCAATGGTTCTGCTTCACAACAGGATCTGGCTGGTTTTCCCCATCACTCTCTCGATACTTACCTGCATAAACTGGTTAAAGCCGGCTATCGCGTAGCGGTATGCGATCAGCTGGAAGATCCCAAAATGGCCAAAGGTATTGTGAAACGTGGCGTGACCGAGATGGTCACTCCGGGTGTGGCTGTGAATGACAAGATCCTGGAAAATGCCAGCAACAACTTCCTGGCGGCCGTTCATTTTGGAAAAGAACTGACCGGTGTCGCATTCCTCGATATTTCTACCGGTGAATTCTTTGTGGCTCAAGGCAACCTGGAATATGTGGATAAACTCCTGCAGAGTTTCAAACCGGCAGAAGTCATCTTCGCCCGTCCGCAACAAAAACATTTCAAGGAACAATTCGGTTCCAAATTCTATACATATACACTGGAAGAGTGGATCTTCACGACCAATTACGCGGAAGAAACCCTGCTCAAACAGTTTGAGACGCACAGTCTGAAAGGATTTGGCGTAGACGGTTTGCAAGACGCTATCATTGCGGCAGGTGCTTGTCTGCATTACCTGCGCGACACTGAGCATCCACATCTGCAACATATTACCAACATCCAGCGCATCGAACAGGATGATTTTCTCTGGATGGACCGCTTCACCATCAGGAACCTGGAACTGCTGGGCAGCAGTGTCGAAAACGGTCATACCTTGTTGAAAACACTGGACACGACGGTTACACCTATGGGCGCCAGATTGCTGAAACGCTGGATGGTACTGCCATTAAGGGATATCAAACAGATCAACGAAAGACTGGATGTAACCGAGCATTTCATCAAAGAAACCGATCTTTCCAGGGATGTACTGCAACACCTGAAACAGACAGGCGACCTGGAAAGACTTGTCTCCAAGATACCTCTGCGGAAGATCAATCCGCGTGAAGTGATGATGCTGGCGAAAGCCTTACAGCAGGTGGAGGGGATCAAACAACTGCTGGCAAAGACAGGGCATCCTTATCTGACCGCTATTGGTGAAAAACTGAATCCATGTCCGGGCATCCTTTGCCGCATCCTGGAACAGATCGTTGAAACACCGCCGATACTGGTCAGCAAAGGCGGCGTTATACAAAACGGTATACATACCGAACTGGATAACCTGCGTACGATTGCTCATTCAGGTAAAGAATACCTGCTGCGTATTCAGCAGACAGAGTCTGACGCGACCGGCATTCCAAGTCTGAAAGTAGCGTTCAATAATGTGTTCGGCTATTACCTTGAAGTAACGAACGCACATAAAAGCAAAGTACCTGAAAACTGGATCCGCAAACAGACGCTGGCCAATGCAGAGCGTTATATCACACCTGAGCTGAAGGAATATGAAGAAAAGATCGTAGGTGCGGAAGAAAAGATCCTGGCACTGGAAATACAGTTGTTTGACGAATTGCTGCTGGCATTACAACCACACATTCAGGCTATCCAGCAGAATGCACAGCTGATGGCACGACTGGACTGTCTTTTAAGTTTTGCCAATAACGCCATTCAATACAAATACCGTCGTCCGAATGTCACAGAGGGATATCACCTGGACATCCGTGAAGGCAGACATCCGGTTATTGAAAGAGGTTTGCCACCCGGAGAAAGTTATGTAGCGAATGATATTGTACTGGATAAAGAAGAACAACAGATCATCATTCTGACGGGTCCGAACATGAGTGGTAAATCCGCCTTGCTACGACAGACCGCGCTCATTACACTGATGGCGCACATGGGTAGCTTCGTACCGGCAAGCGCGGCGGAGATCGGTTTAACAGACAAGATCTTTACACGTGTAGGCGCTTCGGATAACCTGAGTGGTGGAGAATCTACCTTCATGGTTGAAATGAATGAAACAGCCAGCATTATCAACAATATCACGCCAAGAAGTCTGGTAATACTGGATGAAATCGGCCGTGGTACCAGTACTTACGATGGTATTTCTATTGCCTGGAGCATTGTGGAATACCTGCATGACATGACTCCGCATAAGCCTAAAACACTTTTTGCGACACACTATCATGAGCTGAATGAACTGGAGAATAAACATGGTCGTATCAAGAACTACCATATCACCAATAAAGAATCCGGTAATAAAGTGATCTTCCTGCGTAAACTGGCGCCAGGTGGTAGTCGCCACAGCTTTGGTATACATGTGGCGCGTATGGCGGGTATGCCTCCTCAGTTGCTGCAACGCGCCAATGAAGTGCTGTCACACCTGGAGCAGAAACACATTGATGCGCCGTTGGAAAAACATGTGAAAGAGATGGCGGGACCTACGCAGAAAGTACAGCTCAGCATCTTTGATGCGCATAGCGATACTTTCAAAGAAATCAGGGATATGTTGAATGATGTAGACATCAATAGATTAACGCCGGTAGAGGCGTTGTTAAAGCTGAATGAGATTAAAAATCTTCTGTAA
- a CDS encoding anti-sigma factor domain-containing protein, with protein MDASRFISSGLIEAYVSGLATSNEIEELKRGMAQYPEVRAAVDDCQLDMEHYVTLQAKTPAPELKQNILRIIADEETARENGTYVEQTEVAFPNEEKVYVSSAWRWIAAAVFVALLGSLYMNYVYSGKINDYKGRYEALLSSQNSLASESNLYRTRLEQMEASVNIVKSPSIKAVKMPGTKPFPTALATVYWNQQSKEVFVMVNNLPEPAADKQYQLWAIVDGKPVDMGVFETGNKDELLHKMKSIDNAEMFAITLEKKGGSLVPTLDQMYVAGKAS; from the coding sequence GTGGACGCATCACGTTTCATATCGTCCGGATTGATCGAAGCTTATGTTAGCGGACTCGCCACCTCCAACGAGATAGAGGAGCTGAAACGCGGTATGGCACAATATCCGGAAGTGAGAGCTGCAGTGGATGACTGTCAGCTCGATATGGAACATTACGTTACATTACAGGCGAAAACACCAGCACCTGAATTAAAACAGAATATCCTCCGTATCATTGCTGACGAAGAGACTGCCAGAGAAAACGGAACTTACGTTGAACAGACCGAAGTCGCTTTCCCTAACGAAGAAAAAGTTTATGTAAGCAGTGCCTGGCGCTGGATTGCAGCTGCCGTGTTTGTTGCACTGCTCGGTAGCCTGTATATGAATTACGTTTACTCGGGGAAAATCAATGACTACAAAGGTCGCTACGAAGCATTACTCTCCTCACAAAATTCACTGGCGTCAGAATCCAATCTGTACCGCACCCGCCTTGAGCAAATGGAAGCTTCTGTCAACATCGTTAAAAGCCCTTCCATTAAAGCGGTAAAGATGCCTGGCACCAAACCTTTTCCCACCGCACTCGCTACCGTATACTGGAATCAACAATCCAAGGAAGTGTTCGTCATGGTGAATAACCTGCCAGAACCTGCTGCTGATAAGCAATATCAGCTCTGGGCCATCGTAGATGGTAAACCCGTCGATATGGGCGTATTCGAAACAGGCAATAAAGATGAATTGCTGCACAAGATGAAATCCATCGACAATGCAGAGATGTTTGCCATCACACTCGAAAAGAAAGGCGGTAGCCTGGTTCCCACACTTGATCAGATGTACGTCGCAGGAAAAGCCAGCTAA
- the ruvX gene encoding Holliday junction resolvase RuvX, which translates to MARILAIDYGKKRTGLAVTDPLQLIASGLTTVATHDLIPYLKKYLAQEAVELFLIGEPKNLDGGATHATPLVVECIRILEKNFPQVPVKKVDERFTSKMAFQTMIDSGLKKKDRQNKGLVDEISATIILQEYLQNK; encoded by the coding sequence ATGGCGCGTATACTTGCAATTGACTATGGAAAGAAGAGAACAGGGCTGGCGGTAACTGACCCATTACAGCTGATAGCCAGCGGGCTGACCACCGTTGCGACCCACGATCTCATTCCTTATCTGAAAAAATACCTGGCACAGGAAGCAGTGGAGCTATTTCTGATAGGAGAGCCCAAAAACCTCGATGGTGGCGCTACACATGCGACGCCGCTGGTTGTTGAGTGCATACGTATCCTTGAAAAGAACTTTCCACAGGTGCCTGTGAAAAAAGTGGACGAACGTTTCACCTCTAAAATGGCTTTCCAGACGATGATTGACAGCGGCCTCAAAAAGAAGGACCGCCAGAATAAGGGGCTGGTAGACGAGATCAGTGCCACAATCATATTACAGGAGTACTTGCAGAACAAGTAA
- a CDS encoding RNA methyltransferase, with protein MRKLSMDELGRKTVDQFRAADKTPLVLILDNVRSMHNVGSVFRTADGFLLQGVVLCGYTPVPPHRDIQKTALGATETVEWQYFATTTEAVAALQEAGYTVMAVEQAVNSIMLDQFIPASDKPLALIFGNEVSGVDAEVMKMVEGCIEIPQSGMKHSLNISVSTGIVVWDIFAKLKNKQAQ; from the coding sequence ATGCGAAAACTAAGCATGGATGAGCTGGGCCGTAAGACGGTTGACCAGTTCCGGGCGGCAGATAAAACTCCTTTGGTACTGATACTGGATAACGTACGCAGTATGCATAATGTAGGATCAGTGTTCCGTACAGCGGACGGGTTCCTCCTGCAGGGCGTCGTGCTCTGTGGATATACACCGGTGCCTCCGCACCGGGATATTCAGAAAACGGCGCTGGGCGCCACTGAAACAGTGGAATGGCAATACTTTGCAACGACAACTGAAGCAGTAGCTGCACTCCAGGAAGCAGGTTATACCGTGATGGCAGTAGAACAGGCGGTAAACAGTATTATGCTGGACCAGTTCATTCCCGCATCAGATAAGCCGCTGGCGCTGATTTTCGGAAATGAAGTAAGCGGAGTAGATGCGGAAGTCATGAAAATGGTGGAAGGATGCATCGAAATACCGCAATCCGGTATGAAACACTCTTTGAATATCTCAGTGAGTACTGGTATTGTGGTTTGGGATATCTTTGCAAAACTGAAAAACAAACAGGCACAATGA
- a CDS encoding RNA polymerase sigma factor, whose translation MGAAVTYTESELVLGLKARNEKHFGYLYDHYSPALYGIALKVLNDEATAGDVLQEIFLKIWRGIERYDSEKGRLFTWMVNIARNTAIDTLRSKSHKMGQKVAELGSNVLASDQLAIHPSVDHLGLVKVLEQLSKEQRVIIDLAYYKGCTQDEIAKILDIPLGTVKTRMRNAIIQLRNILKQI comes from the coding sequence TTGGGAGCAGCAGTCACATATACAGAATCCGAATTGGTACTTGGCCTCAAGGCGAGGAACGAAAAGCATTTCGGGTACTTATATGATCATTATTCACCGGCATTATATGGTATTGCACTCAAAGTGTTGAACGATGAGGCGACAGCCGGTGATGTGCTGCAGGAAATTTTTCTCAAGATCTGGCGCGGTATCGAACGCTACGATAGCGAAAAGGGACGCCTGTTCACCTGGATGGTGAATATAGCCCGTAATACTGCCATTGATACCCTCCGCTCAAAGTCTCATAAGATGGGACAAAAAGTTGCAGAATTAGGGAGCAACGTTCTTGCGTCAGACCAGCTGGCTATCCATCCTTCCGTGGATCACCTCGGATTGGTGAAAGTGTTGGAACAACTCAGCAAGGAACAACGTGTTATTATAGACCTGGCTTATTATAAGGGATGCACTCAGGATGAGATTGCGAAGATATTGGACATCCCTCTTGGAACGGTGAAGACCAGGATGCGTAATGCGATCATACAATTGCGGAATATTTTAAAACAGATCTAA
- a CDS encoding RluA family pseudouridine synthase — MAEELIEIDDELENGEGSEELYERVNIIADKGQEPLRVDKFLMNRVEGATRNKIQQACDNGMVIVNDKPVKSNYKVKAHDRIVVYSNKNPENTQVIPEELPLNIIYEDEDLMIINKLPGMVVHPGCGNYTGTLVNGLAWYLGDHTTTPAPEPSIPRFGLVHRIDKNTSGLLVVAKSEKAMNDLAKQFFDHTVQRRYLALVWGDFEEDEGTIEAHVGRHQRFRKIMDAYPEGEYGKEAITHYKVLERFNYVTLIECRLETGRTHQIRVHMQHIGHSLFNDDTYNGDRILKGTVFAKYKQFVENCFEIMPRHALHAQTLGFIHPRTRKPIHFESPLPDDFKAVLEKWRRYVSARPLEE; from the coding sequence ATGGCGGAAGAACTGATTGAAATTGACGATGAACTGGAGAACGGCGAAGGCAGCGAGGAGCTGTACGAGCGGGTGAATATTATAGCTGACAAGGGTCAGGAGCCACTGCGTGTGGATAAGTTCCTGATGAACCGGGTAGAAGGTGCTACCCGTAACAAAATTCAGCAGGCATGTGATAACGGCATGGTCATCGTCAACGACAAACCAGTTAAATCCAACTATAAAGTAAAGGCACACGATCGTATCGTGGTGTATTCCAACAAGAATCCGGAAAACACGCAGGTGATACCGGAGGAACTGCCGCTGAATATCATATATGAGGATGAAGACTTAATGATCATCAACAAGTTACCCGGCATGGTGGTACACCCTGGCTGTGGAAACTATACCGGTACCCTGGTAAACGGCCTGGCCTGGTACCTGGGTGATCATACAACAACTCCAGCGCCGGAACCGAGCATTCCCCGTTTCGGACTGGTACACCGTATCGATAAGAATACCAGTGGATTACTGGTTGTCGCCAAATCTGAGAAAGCCATGAACGACCTGGCGAAGCAGTTCTTCGACCATACCGTACAACGCCGTTACCTGGCCCTCGTATGGGGTGATTTTGAGGAAGATGAAGGAACGATTGAAGCGCACGTTGGCCGTCACCAGCGATTCCGTAAGATCATGGACGCCTATCCTGAGGGAGAATATGGTAAAGAAGCGATCACCCACTATAAAGTGCTGGAACGTTTTAACTACGTGACATTGATCGAATGCCGCCTGGAAACAGGCCGTACCCACCAGATCAGGGTACATATGCAGCACATAGGTCACTCCCTGTTCAATGATGACACTTATAACGGTGACCGTATTCTGAAAGGCACCGTATTCGCCAAATACAAACAATTTGTGGAAAACTGTTTCGAAATCATGCCACGCCATGCCCTGCATGCGCAGACACTTGGTTTCATACACCCGCGTACACGCAAACCTATCCATTTTGAAAGTCCGTTACCTGATGATTTTAAAGCCGTTCTTGAGAAATGGAGACGCTATGTGAGCGCCCGACCATTAGAAGAGTAA
- a CDS encoding RNA polymerase sigma factor: MESAFTYTESELVQGLKAKDQKVFGYLYDRYSPALYGVALKVLNDESNANDVLQEVFLKIWRNIDRYDESKGRLFTWMLNITRNSAIDTLRSKAHKMDQKIQDIGDDVHLYTGNLTVHPSVDHLGLSKVLEKLTKEQRIIIDLAYYKGCTQEEISKVLEIPLGTVKTRMRNAIIQLRNLLKLV, translated from the coding sequence TTGGAATCCGCGTTCACATATACGGAATCTGAGCTGGTGCAGGGGCTAAAGGCCAAAGACCAGAAGGTATTCGGCTACCTGTATGACCGATATTCGCCTGCTTTGTACGGGGTGGCACTTAAAGTGCTCAACGACGAAAGCAATGCGAATGATGTATTGCAGGAAGTGTTCCTTAAAATCTGGCGTAATATTGACCGGTACGATGAAAGCAAAGGACGTCTGTTCACATGGATGCTCAATATTACACGTAACTCCGCAATTGATACGCTCCGCTCGAAGGCACATAAAATGGATCAGAAAATCCAAGACATTGGCGATGACGTACATTTATATACAGGTAATTTAACTGTACACCCATCCGTTGACCATCTTGGACTTTCAAAGGTTCTTGAAAAATTAACTAAGGAACAACGAATCATCATTGATTTAGCGTACTATAAGGGTTGCACCCAGGAAGAAATTTCCAAGGTGCTGGAAATTCCTTTGGGTACCGTAAAAACAAGGATGAGGAACGCAATCATTCAATTAAGAAACTTGTTAAAATTAGTATAA